Proteins co-encoded in one Mycobacterium mantenii genomic window:
- a CDS encoding DUF6264 family protein: MPIDDPATHGVAMTKTAASPRASTADVVATSVLLVIHGGLYTASFVLLGLLVMSTDPCGSQKCGDPAWVDRAMNLGTWGGAVLLVVDIVVAVYFLVRRNRAFFVPLIGCVAQVVLVIIAAAMEIQAGPV, from the coding sequence GTGCCGATTGACGACCCCGCGACGCACGGCGTCGCGATGACCAAAACCGCGGCAAGCCCGCGCGCCAGCACCGCCGACGTCGTGGCGACGTCCGTCTTGCTGGTCATCCACGGCGGCCTCTACACGGCGAGCTTCGTGCTGCTGGGCCTGCTCGTGATGAGCACCGACCCGTGCGGTTCCCAGAAGTGCGGCGATCCCGCCTGGGTCGACCGGGCCATGAACCTGGGCACCTGGGGCGGCGCCGTCCTCCTGGTCGTCGACATCGTGGTCGCCGTGTATTTCCTGGTGCGGCGGAACCGGGCCTTCTTCGTCCCGCTCATCGGTTGCGTCGCGCAGGTGGTGCTGGTCATCATCGCCGCGGCGATGGAGATACAGGCCGGGCCGGTCTGA
- a CDS encoding outer membrane protein assembly factor BamB family protein, with translation MLAAVLGACGNTDSWVDASAAQGWPAQYADAANSSYTATGGATKLSLQWTRSVKGSLAAGPALSARGYLALNAQTSAGCSLMEWENNHNGRQRWCVRLAQGGGFAGPLLDGFDNLYVGQPGAFVSFPVTQWTRWRQPVIGMPTTPRFIAPGELLVATHLGQVLVFDSHRGQVAGSPLDLVDGVDPIDAARGLADCAPARQGCPIAAAPAVSTGNGMVVLGVWQPGAPAAGLVGLKYHPGQSPLLSREWTSDAVGAGVIASPVLSADGSTVYVNGRDQRLWALRAADAKVKWSAPLGFLAQTPPAVTPQGLIVAGGGPDTRLAAFKDAGDHADQVWRRDDVLPLSTSSLAGTGVGYTVVSGPPANGAPGMSLLIFDPGSGRTLNSYPLPAATGYPVGVSVGTDRRVVAATSDGQVYGFAPA, from the coding sequence GTGCTGGCGGCTGTGCTCGGCGCGTGCGGCAACACCGACTCGTGGGTCGACGCCTCGGCCGCCCAGGGCTGGCCGGCGCAATACGCCGACGCCGCCAACAGCAGCTACACAGCCACCGGCGGGGCCACCAAGCTCTCGCTGCAGTGGACCCGGTCGGTCAAGGGAAGCCTGGCCGCCGGTCCGGCGCTGAGCGCACGCGGCTATCTGGCCCTCAACGCCCAGACCTCGGCGGGATGCTCGCTGATGGAGTGGGAGAACAACCACAACGGGCGGCAGCGCTGGTGTGTGCGGCTGGCCCAGGGCGGCGGCTTCGCCGGACCGCTACTCGACGGGTTCGACAACCTCTACGTCGGCCAGCCGGGAGCGTTCGTGTCCTTTCCGGTGACCCAGTGGACGCGGTGGCGCCAGCCGGTGATCGGCATGCCGACCACGCCGCGGTTCATCGCGCCGGGCGAGCTGCTCGTGGCCACGCACCTGGGACAGGTGCTGGTCTTCGACTCCCATCGCGGCCAGGTGGCCGGGAGTCCGCTCGATCTGGTCGACGGCGTCGACCCCATCGACGCCGCGCGTGGGCTGGCCGATTGCGCGCCGGCCCGCCAAGGCTGTCCGATCGCGGCCGCGCCCGCCGTGTCGACCGGCAACGGGATGGTGGTGCTCGGTGTCTGGCAGCCCGGCGCTCCCGCCGCGGGTCTGGTGGGGCTGAAGTACCACCCCGGGCAGTCGCCGCTGCTGAGCCGCGAATGGACCAGCGACGCCGTCGGCGCCGGTGTCATCGCCAGCCCGGTGCTGTCGGCCGACGGGTCGACCGTCTACGTCAACGGCCGCGACCAACGCCTGTGGGCACTGCGCGCCGCCGACGCGAAGGTGAAATGGTCGGCGCCGCTGGGCTTCTTGGCGCAGACGCCGCCCGCGGTCACCCCGCAGGGGCTGATCGTGGCGGGTGGCGGGCCCGACACCCGGCTGGCGGCGTTCAAGGATGCCGGTGATCACGCCGATCAGGTGTGGCGCCGCGACGACGTGCTGCCGCTCTCGACGTCGAGCCTGGCCGGCACGGGCGTCGGCTACACGGTGGTCAGCGGGCCACCTGCGAACGGCGCCCCCGGCATGTCGCTGCTGATCTTCGACCCGGGCAGCGGCCGCACGCTGAACAGCTATCCGCTTCCGGCGGCGACCGGATATCCGGTGGGGGTGTCGGTCGGCACCGACCGCCGGGTGGTGGCCGCCACCAGCGACGGCCAGGTCTACGGTTTTGCGCCGGCCTGA
- a CDS encoding esterase, which translates to MRYAIAAALLMAAVSGAPAAAEPPSCASLGGSIEAGQMCHLQATGPNYTLNMTFPADYPDGQALTDYITQNRDGFVAVAQSSGGRDQPYQLEATTEQHGAGQPPHNTRSVVLKFFQDVGGAHPSIWYKAFNYNLGTKQPITFDNLFSPGAAPLDAIFPIVQRDLERQTPLGAAILPSTGHDPTHYQNFAITDDQLIFYFAPGEMLPAFGGPMQAQVPRNAIPPLAI; encoded by the coding sequence ATGCGTTATGCGATAGCCGCTGCGCTGCTCATGGCGGCGGTCTCGGGCGCGCCGGCCGCGGCCGAGCCGCCGTCATGTGCCAGCCTGGGCGGCAGCATCGAGGCCGGCCAGATGTGCCATCTGCAGGCCACCGGCCCCAACTACACGCTCAACATGACCTTTCCCGCCGACTACCCGGACGGGCAGGCGCTGACCGACTACATCACCCAGAACCGGGACGGCTTCGTGGCCGTCGCGCAGAGTTCCGGGGGACGCGACCAGCCCTACCAACTGGAGGCCACCACCGAACAGCACGGCGCCGGGCAGCCGCCGCACAACACCCGCAGCGTCGTGCTCAAGTTCTTTCAGGACGTCGGGGGAGCGCACCCGTCGATCTGGTACAAGGCGTTCAACTACAACCTCGGGACCAAGCAGCCCATCACCTTCGACAACCTGTTCTCCCCGGGCGCCGCGCCGCTGGACGCGATCTTCCCGATCGTGCAGCGCGACCTGGAGCGCCAAACCCCTTTGGGCGCCGCGATTTTGCCGTCGACGGGACATGACCCTACGCACTACCAGAACTTCGCCATCACCGACGATCAGCTGATCTTCTACTTCGCCCCGGGCGAGATGCTGCCGGCGTTCGGCGGGCCGATGCAGGCCCAGGTGCCGCGCAACGCCATCCCGCCGCTCGCCATCTAG
- a CDS encoding NUDIX hydrolase, whose amino-acid sequence MTSPDQAPLIARPAATVMLIRDDPGGIAVFLMRRHAKMEFAAGTMVFPGGGVDDRDRNADIAWAGPPPQWWAQRFGIEPDLAEALVCAAARETFEESGVLFAGPAGQAVSAPNSIVDDASVYGEARRALADGTLSFADFLRRENLELRSDLLRPWANWVTPEAERTRRYDTYFFVGALPQGQRADGDNTESDRAGWTTPEAAIDDFKAGRSFLLPPTWTQLDSLAGRTVAEVLAVERQIVPVQPNLEIQGDNWVFEFFDSDRYHQAREAGGLGWRH is encoded by the coding sequence ATGACGTCACCCGACCAAGCCCCGCTGATCGCGCGGCCGGCCGCCACCGTGATGCTGATCCGCGACGACCCGGGCGGTATCGCGGTCTTCCTGATGCGCCGGCACGCCAAGATGGAGTTCGCCGCGGGGACCATGGTGTTCCCCGGCGGCGGTGTCGACGACCGCGACCGCAACGCCGATATCGCGTGGGCCGGCCCGCCACCGCAGTGGTGGGCCCAGCGCTTCGGCATCGAACCCGACCTGGCCGAGGCGCTGGTCTGCGCCGCGGCCCGCGAGACGTTCGAGGAGTCGGGGGTGCTGTTCGCGGGGCCGGCTGGCCAGGCCGTTTCGGCACCGAACAGTATCGTCGACGACGCCTCGGTCTACGGCGAGGCCCGCCGCGCGCTGGCCGACGGGACGTTGTCATTCGCTGACTTCCTGCGCCGGGAAAACCTCGAGCTGCGCTCGGATCTGTTGCGGCCGTGGGCCAATTGGGTCACGCCGGAAGCCGAGCGCACCCGGCGCTACGACACCTATTTCTTCGTGGGTGCCCTGCCGCAGGGGCAGCGCGCCGACGGGGATAACACCGAGTCCGACCGGGCGGGCTGGACGACCCCGGAGGCGGCCATCGACGACTTCAAGGCCGGCCGCAGCTTCCTGCTGCCCCCGACGTGGACGCAGCTGGATTCGCTGGCCGGGCGAACCGTCGCCGAGGTGCTGGCCGTGGAGCGCCAGATCGTGCCGGTGCAGCCGAATCTGGAGATCCAGGGCGACAATTGGGTGTTCGAGTTCTTCGACTCCGACCGGTATCACCAGGCAAGGGAAGCGGGCGGCCTGGGGTGGCGGCATTGA
- a CDS encoding NAD(P)-dependent alcohol dehydrogenase, producing the protein MSTVSAYAATSPTAPLTKTTIERRDPGPHDVAIDIKFAGICHSDIHTAKGEWGTPNYPLVVGHEIAGVVTAVGSEVTKHKVGDHVGVGCMVNSCGQCDSCQAGLEQYCSRGTTFTYNATDRDGTTTQGGYSQAIVVDENFVLRIPDSLPLDKAAPLLCAGITLFSPLRHWKAGQDTRLAIIGLGGLGHMGVKLGAAMGAEVTVLSQSLKKMEDGLRLGAKHYYATAERETFKKLRNSFDLILNTVSANLNLNDYLSLLDVDGTLVELGIPEHPMEVGAFSLALARRSLSGSNIGGIAETQEMLDFCAEHKVTPEIELIEPDYINEAYERVLASDVRYRFVIDISKL; encoded by the coding sequence ATGAGCACAGTTTCGGCGTACGCGGCCACCTCGCCGACGGCACCGCTGACCAAGACCACCATCGAGCGCCGTGACCCGGGTCCGCACGACGTGGCGATCGACATCAAGTTCGCCGGAATCTGCCACTCCGACATCCACACCGCCAAAGGCGAATGGGGCACACCGAATTACCCGCTCGTCGTGGGCCACGAGATCGCCGGCGTCGTGACCGCGGTGGGCTCCGAGGTGACCAAGCACAAGGTGGGCGACCACGTCGGGGTGGGCTGCATGGTGAACTCCTGCGGCCAGTGCGACAGTTGTCAGGCCGGCCTCGAGCAGTACTGCAGCCGGGGCACGACCTTCACCTACAACGCCACCGACAGGGACGGCACGACGACGCAGGGCGGCTACAGCCAGGCGATCGTCGTCGACGAAAACTTCGTCTTGCGCATCCCCGACTCGCTGCCGCTGGACAAGGCGGCGCCGCTGCTGTGCGCGGGCATCACGCTGTTCTCGCCGCTGCGGCACTGGAAGGCCGGCCAGGACACTCGCCTGGCGATCATCGGCCTGGGCGGGCTGGGCCACATGGGCGTCAAGCTCGGCGCGGCGATGGGCGCGGAGGTGACGGTGCTGTCGCAGTCGCTGAAGAAGATGGAAGACGGGCTGCGCCTGGGCGCCAAGCACTACTACGCCACCGCCGAGCGCGAGACCTTCAAGAAGCTGCGCAACAGCTTCGACCTGATCCTGAACACCGTTTCGGCGAACCTGAACCTCAACGACTATCTGAGCCTGCTCGACGTCGACGGCACGCTCGTCGAACTGGGCATTCCCGAGCACCCCATGGAGGTGGGCGCGTTCTCGCTGGCCCTGGCGCGCCGCAGCCTGTCCGGGTCGAACATCGGGGGCATCGCCGAAACCCAGGAGATGCTGGACTTCTGCGCCGAGCACAAGGTGACGCCGGAGATCGAGCTCATCGAGCCCGACTACATCAACGAGGCCTACGAGCGCGTACTGGCCAGCGACGTGCGCTACCGCTTCGTCATCGACATCTCGAAGCTGTAG
- a CDS encoding class I SAM-dependent methyltransferase: MTSSTDAVPTPHATAEQVEAARNDSKLAQVLYHDWEAETYDDKWSISYDQRCIDYARGRFDAIVPDEVLHELPYDRALELGCGTGFFLLNLIQSGVARRGSVTDLSPGMVKVATRNGQSLGLDIDGRVADAEGIPYEDNTFDLVVGHAVLHHIPDVELSLREVIRVLRPGGRFVFAGEPTSAGDVYARELSTLTWRIATNVTKLPGLGGWRRPQAELDESSRAAALEAIVDLHTFTPGDLERMAANAGATEVRTVSEEFTAAMFGWPVRTLEASVPPGRLGWGWAKFAFNGWKTLSWVDANVWRRVVPKGWFYNVMVTGVKPS, from the coding sequence ATGACCAGTTCGACCGACGCCGTCCCGACGCCACACGCCACCGCCGAGCAGGTGGAAGCCGCCCGGAACGACAGCAAGCTGGCCCAGGTCCTCTACCACGACTGGGAAGCCGAGACTTACGACGACAAGTGGTCGATCTCCTATGACCAGCGCTGCATCGACTACGCCCGCGGCCGCTTCGACGCCATCGTGCCGGACGAGGTGCTGCACGAGCTGCCCTACGACCGTGCCCTCGAATTAGGCTGTGGTACAGGGTTTTTCCTGCTCAACCTGATCCAGTCCGGGGTCGCCCGGCGCGGGTCGGTCACCGACCTGTCGCCGGGCATGGTCAAGGTGGCCACCCGCAACGGGCAGTCGCTGGGGCTCGACATCGACGGCCGGGTCGCCGACGCCGAGGGCATCCCGTACGAGGACAACACCTTCGACCTGGTCGTCGGGCACGCCGTGCTGCACCACATTCCCGATGTAGAGCTGTCGCTGCGCGAGGTGATCCGGGTGCTGCGCCCGGGCGGCCGGTTCGTCTTCGCCGGCGAACCGACCAGCGCCGGCGACGTATACGCCCGCGAGTTGTCCACCCTGACCTGGCGCATCGCCACCAACGTCACCAAGCTGCCCGGCCTGGGTGGCTGGCGGCGCCCGCAGGCCGAGCTCGACGAATCGTCCCGGGCCGCGGCGCTGGAGGCGATCGTCGACCTGCACACCTTCACGCCCGGTGACCTGGAGCGGATGGCCGCCAATGCCGGCGCCACCGAAGTGCGGACCGTCAGCGAAGAGTTCACCGCCGCGATGTTCGGCTGGCCGGTGCGCACCCTCGAGGCGTCGGTGCCGCCCGGGCGCCTGGGCTGGGGCTGGGCGAAATTCGCCTTCAACGGCTGGAAGACGCTGAGCTGGGTGGACGCCAACGTGTGGCGCCGCGTCGTCCCGAAGGGCTGGTTCTACAACGTGATGGTGACCGGGGTCAAACCCTCCTGA
- a CDS encoding enoyl-CoA hydratase encodes MSEFVSVVVSDGSQDAGLAMLLLSRPPTNAMTRQVYREVIAAAGELGRRDDAAVVILFGGHEIFSAGDDMPELRTLRSSEAESVARVRQEAIDAVAAIPKPTVAAITGYALGAGLTLALAADWRISGDNVKFGATEILAGLVPGGDAMARLTRVAGASKAKELVFSGRFVDADEALALGLIDETVAPDDVYDAAAAWARRFLDGPRHALAAAKAGINDVFGLETPERLAAERRRYVEVFSAAQGGGDLADPDGR; translated from the coding sequence TTGAGCGAGTTCGTCAGCGTGGTGGTCAGCGACGGCTCGCAGGACGCCGGGCTGGCCATGCTCCTGCTGTCGCGCCCGCCGACGAACGCCATGACCCGCCAGGTGTATCGGGAGGTCATCGCGGCGGCCGGAGAACTGGGGCGCCGCGACGACGCAGCGGTGGTGATCCTGTTCGGTGGCCACGAGATCTTCTCCGCGGGCGACGACATGCCCGAGCTGCGGACGCTGCGGAGCTCCGAGGCCGAGAGCGTGGCGCGGGTCCGGCAGGAGGCCATCGACGCCGTGGCGGCGATCCCCAAGCCGACCGTCGCCGCGATCACCGGGTACGCGCTGGGGGCCGGTCTCACGCTGGCCCTGGCCGCCGACTGGCGGATCAGCGGGGACAACGTGAAGTTCGGGGCGACCGAAATCTTGGCCGGCCTGGTGCCCGGCGGCGACGCGATGGCCCGGCTGACCCGGGTGGCCGGCGCGAGCAAGGCCAAGGAGTTGGTGTTCAGCGGCCGCTTCGTCGACGCGGACGAAGCCCTGGCGCTGGGCCTGATCGACGAGACGGTGGCCCCCGACGACGTGTACGACGCCGCCGCCGCGTGGGCGCGTCGCTTTCTCGACGGGCCGCGCCACGCGCTGGCCGCCGCCAAGGCCGGGATCAACGACGTCTTCGGCCTGGAGACGCCCGAGCGGCTCGCCGCCGAACGCCGGCGCTACGTCGAGGTGTTCTCCGCTGCTCAGGGCGGCGGCGACCTGGCGGATCCCGACGGCCGTTAG
- a CDS encoding iron-siderophore ABC transporter substrate-binding protein codes for MLFGVIRPALPAALTAAVVLACSGCESDKPAGQTPTPALITPTTQIAGAGVLGNDRRPDDSCARDAAGADAGSSKRQVHNAAGVEPDVVQVPADPQRIVVLAGDQLDTLCALGLQSRVVGAALPDGSSSQPAYLGGTVHGVPGVGTRSHPDVKAIAAAHPDLILGSQGLTPTLYPQLPAIAPTVFTAAPGAAWEDNLRAVGAATGRGAAVDTLLGGFSQRAIDIGARHDASHYQASIVQLTADTIRVYGANNFPASVLGAAGVDRPASQRFTDKPYIEIGASDADLAKNPDLSSADADVVYVSCATPAAAGRAATILDSNPWRKLSANRDNRVYVVNDEIWQTGEGLIAARGIVDDLRLVNAPIN; via the coding sequence GTGTTGTTCGGCGTGATCAGACCCGCCCTGCCGGCCGCGTTGACGGCGGCGGTCGTGCTGGCATGCAGCGGCTGTGAATCCGACAAACCCGCCGGGCAGACGCCGACCCCCGCGCTGATCACCCCCACCACCCAGATCGCCGGCGCCGGGGTGCTCGGCAACGACCGCCGGCCCGACGACTCGTGCGCGCGGGACGCCGCCGGAGCCGACGCGGGGTCCTCCAAGCGGCAGGTCCACAACGCGGCCGGCGTCGAGCCGGACGTCGTGCAGGTGCCCGCCGATCCGCAGCGCATCGTGGTGCTCGCCGGCGACCAGCTCGACACGTTGTGCGCGCTGGGTTTGCAGTCGCGGGTGGTCGGCGCGGCGTTGCCGGACGGGTCCTCGAGTCAGCCCGCCTATCTGGGCGGCACGGTGCACGGCGTGCCCGGCGTCGGCACCCGGTCCCACCCGGACGTGAAGGCGATCGCGGCGGCCCACCCGGATCTGATCCTCGGGTCGCAGGGTTTGACGCCCACCTTGTATCCGCAGTTGCCCGCGATCGCCCCGACGGTATTCACCGCCGCACCGGGCGCGGCCTGGGAGGACAACCTGCGCGCCGTGGGCGCGGCCACCGGCCGCGGCGCCGCGGTGGACACGTTGCTCGGCGGCTTTTCGCAGCGCGCCATCGACATCGGCGCGCGGCATGATGCCTCCCACTACCAGGCGTCGATCGTGCAGCTGACGGCCGACACCATCCGGGTGTACGGCGCCAACAACTTCCCGGCCAGCGTGCTCGGCGCGGCCGGGGTGGACCGGCCGGCCTCCCAGCGGTTCACCGACAAGCCCTATATCGAGATCGGTGCCAGCGACGCGGACCTGGCGAAGAACCCGGACCTGTCCAGTGCCGACGCCGACGTGGTGTACGTGTCCTGCGCCACCCCGGCCGCCGCCGGCCGGGCCGCCACGATCCTGGACAGCAACCCGTGGCGCAAGCTGTCCGCCAACCGCGACAACCGGGTCTACGTCGTCAACGACGAGATCTGGCAGACCGGCGAGGGCCTGATCGCCGCCCGCGGCATCGTCGACGACCTGCGCCTGGTGAACGCCCCGATCAACTGA
- a CDS encoding DUF3761 domain-containing protein, whose product MRSIIAVAIIAVGYGTIAVAAPPIAAANECPPGFYWSKAHSTCVERPDNNPVGAVALCGDGNYSHSESRSGTCSDNDGIRQWCPCGGAPSLASAPAAGAAPDDDDYVSLAVSLVTGLPAGWGTAGSQDKANQIAVDQCNASTGGVCEAVAGMHNGCASVAIDPDAGRFQGGYGSDTTASNADALTELDSPSGVIAASHCSS is encoded by the coding sequence GTGCGGTCAATCATTGCCGTCGCGATCATTGCGGTCGGCTACGGCACCATCGCCGTCGCTGCGCCGCCAATCGCCGCGGCCAATGAATGTCCGCCCGGCTTCTATTGGTCCAAAGCACACAGCACGTGCGTTGAGAGACCAGACAACAACCCTGTCGGTGCAGTTGCACTGTGCGGAGACGGAAACTATTCGCACAGCGAATCACGCAGCGGCACATGCTCTGACAACGACGGCATCAGACAATGGTGTCCATGTGGGGGCGCACCCTCGCTGGCCAGCGCGCCGGCGGCCGGCGCCGCTCCGGACGACGATGATTACGTTTCCCTAGCTGTGTCCCTTGTTACCGGATTACCCGCAGGCTGGGGCACCGCGGGGAGCCAGGACAAGGCCAACCAAATCGCGGTCGACCAGTGCAACGCTTCCACTGGCGGTGTCTGTGAAGCTGTGGCGGGCATGCACAACGGCTGCGCATCGGTTGCGATCGACCCCGACGCCGGCCGATTTCAAGGCGGATATGGTTCGGACACAACAGCATCCAATGCCGACGCGCTAACCGAGTTGGATTCACCCAGCGGCGTAATCGCGGCCTCGCATTGCTCTTCTTGA
- a CDS encoding class I SAM-dependent methyltransferase has protein sequence MVLQRDGDRGQTLLSVGLPFSTEDVGYLRSRAGAAALAAVAELELTDATRIGDVAVARAQFGDRAAVLVETVLLRRRALEKLGELGASDWLFTDEALQQATAAPVALHRARRLARRGVVVHDATCSIGTELAALSRCGIAAVGSDIDPVRLAMARHNVGEAAWICRADALRPVTRDAVLVVDPARRVEGRRRSRIEDYQPGLGALLDAYRGREFVVKCAPGIDFDEVRRLGFAGEIEVTSYRGSVREACLWSAGLARLGVGRRATLLDRGEQLTDTDADDCPVRPVGRWIVDPDGAVVRAGLVRHYGARHGLWQLDPDIAYLSGDRLPATDRGFEVLDQLVFDERRLRQALAALDCGSLEVLVRGVRVDPDALRKRMRLRGSRSLSVVIARIGARSASRAMAFVCRPSR, from the coding sequence CTGGTTCTACAACGTGATGGTGACCGGGGTCAAACCCTCCTGAGCGTTGGGCTGCCATTCAGCACGGAGGACGTCGGCTATCTGCGGTCGCGCGCGGGCGCCGCGGCGCTGGCGGCGGTCGCCGAACTCGAACTGACGGACGCCACCCGGATCGGCGACGTCGCCGTCGCGCGCGCCCAATTCGGCGACCGGGCGGCGGTGCTGGTGGAGACGGTCCTGTTGCGTCGCCGCGCCTTGGAGAAACTAGGCGAGCTGGGTGCGTCGGATTGGCTGTTCACCGACGAGGCGCTGCAGCAGGCGACCGCGGCGCCGGTCGCCCTGCACCGTGCCAGGCGGCTGGCCCGTCGCGGCGTCGTCGTGCACGACGCGACCTGCTCGATCGGCACCGAGCTCGCCGCGCTCAGCCGCTGCGGCATCGCGGCGGTGGGCAGCGATATCGATCCGGTGCGCCTCGCGATGGCGCGCCACAACGTGGGGGAGGCGGCCTGGATCTGCCGCGCCGACGCGCTGCGCCCGGTCACCCGCGACGCCGTGCTCGTCGTCGACCCGGCCCGGCGCGTCGAGGGCCGGCGCCGGTCGCGCATCGAGGATTACCAGCCCGGCCTGGGCGCGTTGCTCGACGCCTACCGCGGCCGGGAATTCGTCGTAAAATGTGCTCCCGGAATCGATTTCGATGAGGTGCGGCGCCTGGGCTTTGCCGGGGAGATCGAGGTGACGTCGTATCGCGGTTCGGTCCGGGAAGCGTGCCTGTGGTCGGCCGGACTGGCGCGGCTGGGTGTGGGCCGACGGGCCACCCTCTTGGATCGCGGTGAGCAGCTCACCGACACAGATGCCGACGACTGCCCGGTGCGCCCGGTCGGGCGGTGGATCGTCGACCCGGACGGGGCCGTGGTCCGGGCCGGGCTGGTGCGCCACTACGGCGCGCGACACGGGCTGTGGCAGCTCGATCCCGACATCGCCTACCTCTCCGGCGATCGGCTGCCGGCGACCGACCGCGGGTTCGAGGTGCTCGACCAGCTGGTCTTCGACGAACGCCGGCTGCGCCAGGCGCTGGCGGCGCTGGACTGCGGGTCGCTGGAAGTCCTGGTGCGCGGGGTGCGGGTGGACCCGGACGCGCTGCGCAAACGGATGCGGCTGCGCGGGAGCCGATCGCTGTCGGTGGTCATCGCTCGCATCGGTGCGCGGAGCGCCAGCCGGGCGATGGCGTTCGTTTGCCGGCCCTCTCGATAG
- a CDS encoding DUF732 domain-containing protein, with the protein MAGAVWLGLRVYDATRPVAAPSAAAPSVVPAAALPPPIAASVPPSANPSGAPSSSSPTLDPARPRPLQYDSRGVPIIPKNPSAAELQQALVAIFDRDGIPYGSPTAASADADSVCEYLDSGHRSFADLVAWIRRARPSLMSDQVGGFAGASIGVYCPRYGYLIDSTNEGATS; encoded by the coding sequence GTGGCCGGGGCGGTGTGGTTGGGGTTGCGCGTGTATGACGCGACGCGGCCTGTCGCGGCGCCGAGCGCCGCCGCGCCGTCCGTGGTTCCCGCTGCGGCGCTTCCACCACCGATTGCGGCCTCGGTGCCACCGTCGGCCAACCCGAGCGGGGCGCCGTCGTCGTCCTCACCGACGCTCGATCCTGCGCGCCCGCGTCCGTTGCAATATGACTCGCGGGGCGTGCCGATCATCCCGAAGAATCCCAGCGCCGCGGAGCTACAGCAGGCGTTGGTGGCGATCTTCGATCGCGACGGCATACCGTATGGCAGCCCAACCGCGGCGTCCGCGGACGCCGACAGCGTGTGCGAGTACCTCGACAGCGGGCATCGCAGTTTCGCAGATCTAGTCGCGTGGATACGGCGGGCACGGCCCTCACTGATGAGCGACCAGGTGGGTGGTTTCGCGGGCGCCTCGATCGGTGTGTACTGCCCCCGGTACGGCTACCTGATCGACTCGACCAATGAGGGCGCGACGTCGTAA
- a CDS encoding acyltransferase, translated as MTSMWGAPVHRRWRGSNLRDPRQAKFLTLASLKWVLRNRAYTPWYLVRYWRLLKFKLANPHIITRGMVFLGKGVEIHATPELAQLEIGRWVHIGDKNTIRAHEGSLRFGDKVVLGRDNVINAYLDIELGDSVLMADWCYVCDFDHRMDNIDLPIKDQGIVKSPVRIGPDTWVGVKVSVLRGTSVGRGCVLGSHAVVRGVIPDYSIAVGAPAKVVKNRQLAWESSAAQRAELAAALADIERKKAAR; from the coding sequence ATGACGAGCATGTGGGGTGCACCGGTCCATCGCCGCTGGCGTGGATCGAACCTCCGGGACCCGCGCCAGGCCAAGTTCCTCACGCTGGCCTCGCTGAAATGGGTGCTGCGCAACCGCGCGTACACCCCGTGGTACCTGGTTCGCTACTGGCGGCTGCTGAAGTTCAAGCTGGCCAACCCGCACATCATCACCCGGGGCATGGTGTTTCTCGGCAAGGGCGTGGAGATCCACGCGACGCCCGAGCTCGCGCAGCTCGAGATCGGTCGGTGGGTGCACATCGGCGACAAGAACACCATCCGCGCCCATGAGGGCTCGCTGCGGTTCGGCGACAAGGTGGTGCTGGGTCGCGACAACGTCATCAACGCCTACCTCGACATCGAGCTCGGCGATTCGGTGTTGATGGCCGACTGGTGCTACGTCTGCGATTTCGACCACCGCATGGACAACATCGACCTGCCGATCAAGGACCAGGGCATCGTCAAGTCCCCGGTGCGGATCGGCCCGGACACCTGGGTGGGCGTCAAGGTGTCGGTGCTGCGTGGCACGTCCGTCGGACGGGGTTGCGTGCTGGGTTCTCACGCGGTGGTCCGCGGGGTGATCCCGGACTACTCGATCGCGGTCGGCGCGCCGGCCAAGGTGGTCAAGAACCGCCAGCTCGCCTGGGAGAGCTCGGCGGCGCAGCGCGCCGAGTTGGCGGCCGCGCTGGCCGACATCGAACGCAAAAAGGCCGCCCGCTAG